CTCCGGTCATCATCATGCCAAGCTCTTTCTCGTCTGTCTGCCGGGGGTCGACCGTGCCGGCGATACGGCCGTTATAGATCACGGCGATCCTGTCGCTCAAGCTCAGGATTTCTGACAGGTCGGCGGAGACCAGCAAGATTGCGCAGCCGCTATCTCTCTGCGCGATGAGGCTTCGGTGTATGAATTCAATCGCCCCAATGTCAACGCCCCTGGTCGGCTGAGCGGCCACCAGGAGGACCGGGTTGCGCGAGAGCTCTCTTGCGACTATGAGTTTCTGCTGATTCCCGCCGGAGAGCGACCCCGCCGGAAGCTCCGGAGCCTGCGGCCTTATGTCGAAACGCCGGAGCACGGCCTGCGCGTTTCTTAGGATGGCATTGCGCTTCAACCACAGTTTTCCGGCGTACGGAAGCCCGAAGTGCGAGCCCAAGATGAGGTTTTCTCCGATCGTGAAATCGGAAATCAAGCCGCGCTTGAGGCGGTCTTCGGGAATGTGCGCAATCCGCAGTTTCAAGATTTCCTTTGGCGAGAGATTAGTGATATCCCTTTCCAGAAGTCTGATCGCCCCCGATGTGGGCCTCCTCAAGCCGGTGATCACTTCCACAAGCTCCGTCTGGCCGTTGCCCTCAACACCGGCTATGCCCAGAATTTCTCCGGAGAAAACCGACAGCGAAATTCCCTTCAGCTTCGGCACCTTCGACGCCCCCAGAGCGTGGACGTCCTCAAGATCGAGAACGACATTCTTCCTGACGGCCGGCCCTTTCTCCACTTCGAGCAGAACCTTTCTTCCCACCATGAGCGTAGCGAGTTCCTCGGTAGAAGTGTCACGCGTGTTCACGACGCCCACGACCTTACCGCGTCTCATGACCGTGACCCTGTCGGAGATATCCATCACCTCGGTCAACTTGTGGGTAATGAAAATGATCGTCTTGCCCTGCTCCTTGAGCTTTCTCATCACGGAGAAGAGCGCCTCGGCTTCCTGGGGGGTAAGTACCGCCGTGGGCTCGTCGAGTACGAGTAACTCGGCGCCCCTGAAGAGAATCTTCACTATTTCCACGCGCTGCTGGGCTCCCACGGAGAGTTTCTCCACGAGCGTGTCCGGCTCGACGGCCAGGCCGAACTTCTGAGACAGCGCGGCAATCTTCTCTCTGGCGGTCTTTGTGTCCAGCACGACTCCGGCCCTAACGGGTTCCGACCCGAGGATAACGTTTTCCGTGACGGACAGCGGCGGTATCAGCATGAAGTGTTGGTGGACCATCCCTATTCCCAGGGAAATGGCGTTGGCGGGGCTCTTGATTTCCGCGGGTTCTTCCCTGACGAATATTCTCCCGGAGTCGGCCCTGTACAATCCGTACAGAATTCGCATGAGCGTGGACTTGCCCGCGCCGTTTTCGCCCACCAGCGCGTGTATTTCTCCCACACGCACATCGAGATTCACGCAGTCATTGGCTTTCACGAGGGCGAAGCGCTTCGAGATGCCCTCCATGCGGACAAACGGGGTAGAAGGGGAAGCTGAGCGGACATCAGGTGGAAGGAACAACAATCTCTCCGGAAATTATCTTCTCCTTGAACTCTTCAACTTTGCTGCGTATATCATCACCGATTAGCTCTCGATTGTTACTGTCATAGACGTAGCTGATTCCACCCTCGGCGACTCCCAACATCTTCACGCCACCCTTGAACGTGCCGTTCTGAACGGACTTGATGGCCTCGTAAACGGCCACGTCTACGTCCTTTATCATACTCGTCAGCACGTGTCCCGGGGCTTCTGCGTACTGGTCAGAGTCAACGCCGATCGCCAGCTTGTTCATTTCTCTGGCCGCCTCGAACACACCCAACCCCGTCGAACCCGAGGCGTGGAATATGATGTCGGCACCCTTCGAGTACTGGCTCAACGCGAGCTCTTTGCCCTTGCTGGGGTTCTTGAAGGCGTTTGCGGTGACGCCGGCGTATGCCACGAAGACTTCCACGTCAGGCTTCGCGTACTTGGCGCCGGCCAGGTAGCCCGCTTCGAACTTTTTTATCAAGGGGATTTTCATGCCGCCCACGAACCCTATCTTGCCGGTCTTACTCTTCAACGCCGCAAGGGCGCCCACGAGGAAAGAGCCTTCCTCTTCCTTGAACTTGAGCGCGAGAAGGTTTGGCGGGATTGTCTGATCGGGGCTAACGGCATAGTCGACGCACGCGAACTTCTTGCCGGGGAAGTCTTTTGCAATGACGGTCACGTCGTCGGTGAAGAGAAATCCTGTTCCGAATATCAGCCCGGCATCGCCGCTCGCGAGAAGCCTCAAGGCAGACTCTCTGTCGGCTCCTTCGCCGGGCTCTATGTATTCGAATGTGACACCCAGCTCCTTCTTGGCTCTTTCCAATCCTCTGTAAGCCGAATCGTTGAAGGACTTGTCGCCCCTGCCTCCGACGTCGAACACAAGCCCGACCTTGAGGGGAGAAGCAGAGGTTTGTGCCTGTTCCTCCGATTGTCCGGGCTCTTTTTCCTTCTTGCCGCAGGAGATCGACGTCGCAACGAGCAGGACGAGGAGGGTGAAAAAGAAGGGTCCGGTGTGTTTCATCTCTTTGCACCTGTGTGTGTTTTGCCGGGGGCGTGCCGATGAAGTGTGCGTTTCTTGGCGCGAGAGCGTTTTACCGCCCGCGCGGGTGTTTTCTGGAGAGGTTCGAAGCAATTACGGCACCTCGCCTCGTAGACGTCGAAGGCACCCACCACGATTCTCTCGTCGCTGGCGACCTTCCGCTGGGTCCTGTTAGCCGGGTTGCCGCAGACCACACATATCGCCAGGGTCTTGGTTATGTACTCTGCTACGGCAAGAAGCTGTGGTATCGGCTCGAAGGGCTTGCCCCTGTAGTCCTGGTCGAGGCCGGCGACAATTACTCTCTTTCCTCTGTTTGCAAGCTCCTCGCACACTTCAACGAGCTCGGGTCCGAAGAACTGTGCCTCGTCTATTCCCACGGCGTCGGACTCGCTTGCCTTCTCGAGGATGTCTCTGCAATCTGCGATTTCCTTGGAAGGAATGCGCTGAAGGTTGTGCGAGACTATGTACTCCGTGCCGTATCTCTTGTCTATCTTGGGCTTGAATATCGCGACCTTCTGCCTCGCTATCTGGGCTCTGCGCAATCTGCGTATCAGTTCTTCGGTCTTGCCGCTGAACATGCTTCCGCATATGACCTCAATCCAGCCCACGTTTTTTGGTACGATGTTCTCAGTCATCTTGCGTCTTCCAAACAAGCAGCAAGTCTTGATGCAGTCTTGTGTGCGGCGTAAGAGGCCCGAGGCGGCCCCGCGCAGAGTGGCCTCAACGCCCCTACAGCAACGAACGAATCTTGGTCTTCAGAAGATCGATGGCGACGATGTTGTGACCTCCTTCGGTGATTATGATGTCCGCGTACCTCTTGGAAGGTTCCACAAACTGGAGATGCATCGGCCGCACACTCTTCTCATACTGGTCGATTATGGACTCGATCTTCCTGCCTCTTTCGTTCAGGTCGCGTCTCAGTCGCCTGATCAACCTCACGTCGGGGTCGGTGTCTATGAAAACTTTTATGTCCATCATCCGTCTGAGCTCGGAGTCGTCCAAGATAAGAATCCCCTCGAGCACGATCACCAGGTGCGGCCCCATCTTCTCCTTTTGTAGGCTGCGACGATGCTGAGTGAAATCATATATGGGACGCTCTATCTCGTCGCCGCGAAGTAGCCTTTCGAGGTG
The sequence above is a segment of the Candidatus Eisenbacteria bacterium genome. Coding sequences within it:
- a CDS encoding ABC transporter ATP-binding protein gives rise to the protein MEGISKRFALVKANDCVNLDVRVGEIHALVGENGAGKSTLMRILYGLYRADSGRIFVREEPAEIKSPANAISLGIGMVHQHFMLIPPLSVTENVILGSEPVRAGVVLDTKTAREKIAALSQKFGLAVEPDTLVEKLSVGAQQRVEIVKILFRGAELLVLDEPTAVLTPQEAEALFSVMRKLKEQGKTIIFITHKLTEVMDISDRVTVMRRGKVVGVVNTRDTSTEELATLMVGRKVLLEVEKGPAVRKNVVLDLEDVHALGASKVPKLKGISLSVFSGEILGIAGVEGNGQTELVEVITGLRRPTSGAIRLLERDITNLSPKEILKLRIAHIPEDRLKRGLISDFTIGENLILGSHFGLPYAGKLWLKRNAILRNAQAVLRRFDIRPQAPELPAGSLSGGNQQKLIVARELSRNPVLLVAAQPTRGVDIGAIEFIHRSLIAQRDSGCAILLVSADLSEILSLSDRIAVIYNGRIAGTVDPRQTDEKELGMMMTGAL
- the udk gene encoding uridine kinase translates to MSRGILIGIAGGSGSGKTLVADTIDKELGSDKVTIIKQDSYYKDLSHLPYEERSKQNFDHPDAFDMLLLRDHLERLLRGDEIERPIYDFTQHRRSLQKEKMGPHLVIVLEGILILDDSELRRMMDIKVFIDTDPDVRLIRRLRRDLNERGRKIESIIDQYEKSVRPMHLQFVEPSKRYADIIITEGGHNIVAIDLLKTKIRSLL
- a CDS encoding thymidine kinase, whose product is MTENIVPKNVGWIEVICGSMFSGKTEELIRRLRRAQIARQKVAIFKPKIDKRYGTEYIVSHNLQRIPSKEIADCRDILEKASESDAVGIDEAQFFGPELVEVCEELANRGKRVIVAGLDQDYRGKPFEPIPQLLAVAEYITKTLAICVVCGNPANRTQRKVASDERIVVGAFDVYEARCRNCFEPLQKTPARAVKRSRAKKRTLHRHAPGKTHTGAKR
- a CDS encoding BMP family ABC transporter substrate-binding protein, producing MKHTGPFFFTLLVLLVATSISCGKKEKEPGQSEEQAQTSASPLKVGLVFDVGGRGDKSFNDSAYRGLERAKKELGVTFEYIEPGEGADRESALRLLASGDAGLIFGTGFLFTDDVTVIAKDFPGKKFACVDYAVSPDQTIPPNLLALKFKEEEGSFLVGALAALKSKTGKIGFVGGMKIPLIKKFEAGYLAGAKYAKPDVEVFVAYAGVTANAFKNPSKGKELALSQYSKGADIIFHASGSTGLGVFEAAREMNKLAIGVDSDQYAEAPGHVLTSMIKDVDVAVYEAIKSVQNGTFKGGVKMLGVAEGGISYVYDSNNRELIGDDIRSKVEEFKEKIISGEIVVPST